CACGCTGCGCGAGACACCGGCCTGTTCGGCAAGCTCGATCTCGCCGGGAAGGGTCGTGCCCTCGGGATGCTGGCCGGTGACGATCGCGATCCCCAGACTGCGCGCGATCGACATGTGCGCCGGACCCCGGCGCTCGCTCTTTTCCACCCTTGTCCCCTCTGCCGGTCGCGCAGCTTAGGCCTGCGAACCCGGCGGGAGCAAGGCAAGGCGGATCACCCCGCCCATGCCAGAGCGCGCCGCAGCCGCTCCGTGGCGTCGTGCGTGAACGGTCGCCCGTGCGCGAACAGCACGCGCTCCGGCGCGAGTGCGACCAGTCCGGCCAGCGTCGCGCGCGTCGCTTGCTCGCCGAAGCGCAGGACCGGGCGCAGATAGCGCGGCGTCGTGCCCGCGGACCCGCCACTCAGCCGCGCCACCCATGCGGTGACGGGCGGCAGGCGCTCGGGTTCCATGCATTGCACCAGATCGGTGAGCACCAGCGTGCGCGACGGCCGATGGTGGAACCAGATTTCGCTGAACCCGGCCGCACCCTGGATCAGTCCCTGCTCGACGGTGTCGGCCCATTCGGCCGGCGCCGTCGCGGCCAGTTCGCGGTCGATGCGGATTTCGCTACGCCGTACCTGCCCGCGCTCGCGCAGCCCGGGCGCCGCCCAGACGGTCGCGCTCGGATAGGCCCGCTGCCATGCCGCCAGCCGCGTCCAGTGGGCGATGTTGGGCGCGATCAGGTGGCGTACCGTGCCAACCTCGGCCAGGGCGGCGGCGAGTGCGGGCGTGAAGCGCGTCGGCGAGTGCAGCATCAGCCCGCGATCGGGCAGGCGGATCACGGTCATACGGATCGGCAGCGACAGTCCCGATGCGATCATCGGCCCGCTGTCGACGATCCACAGCGACTCGGCGAACGGCTTCAGGACGTCGAGCGGTGGATAGGAAGCGGGCGCATCGCTGTTTCGTTCGCGCGCCGCGAGCCACGCGACCGCTCCGGCCGCCACAGCCGCGCCGCCCAGCGCGATTTTCGTGTTGCGGTTCATGATGCTCCTTTCCGTCCGTGACGCCGTCCTGACACGACGCCCCAACGCATAGCGGGCGCGATCGGGGGCAGCGATGCTGGTCAAGCGTGCGACGTCACGGCATAGGCGCGCCGATGCAGCTAGCCGCCCAACGCGCGCATCTCGCGCAGCTCGCCGATGCCGGACGCTTGCGCACCTTGGCGCCACGCACCGGGGTCGACCTGTCTTCGAACGATTATCTCGCGTTATCTACCTCGCCGCGGCTGATCGCGGCGGCGCAGGCGGCGCTGGCGCGCGGCGTCGCGCTGGGATCGGGCGGGTCGCGGCTGCTCCGCGGCAACGATGCCGAGCACGAAGCGCTGGAAGAGGAAGCGGCGCGGTTCTTCGGGTGCGAGACGGCGTTGTTCTTCGGCAGCGGTTATGCCGCGAACACCGCGTTGTTGTCGTCGTTGCCGCAGGCGGGCGACCTGATCGTCCATGATGCACTGGTCCACGCCAGCATGCACGACGGGATGCGGCTGGGGCGAGCGGAATGCGTGGCGGCGACGCATGGCAATGCGCAGGCGGTGGACGACGCGATCGCGGCGTGGCGCGCGCGTGGCGGTACGGGCACGCCGTGGATCGCTGTCGAGAGCCTCTACAGCATGGATGGCGACCTGACCGACGTCGCGGCGCTGGCGGCGGTCGCCGAACGGCGGGAGGCGATGCTGATCATCGACGAGGCGCACGCGACGGGCGTGTGGGGCGCGAACGGTCGCGGCATGGCGGCGGCGCTGCACGGGCGCCCTAACGTCTTGACGCTCAACACGTTCGGCAAGGCGCTGGGGTGCGAGGGGGCGGTGCTGTGCGGGCCGGCTATCGTGCGCGACTTCCTCGTGGCGCGGGCGCGGCCGTTCATCTTTTCCACCGCGCCCGCGCCGCTCGCGGCGGCGGTGGCGCGGGAGAGCTTGCGCATCGTCGCCGACGAACCGGCGCGCAGGGCGCGATTGCACGCATTGATCGACGCCGCGCGACGGCATCTCGCGCCGCTGGGTGCTCGGGTCGAGTCGCAGGTCGTGCCGCTGGTGATCGGCCAGGATCGCGCGGCGATGCAGGTCGCAGCGGCAGTACAGGCAGCGGGCTTCGACGTGCGCGGCATCCGCCCGCCGACCGTCCCGCCGGGAACCGCACGGCTGCGGATCGCGCTGACGCTGCACGTCGGGGAGGCGGAGATCGCGGCGTTGGCGACGGTGTTGCGCGAGGTGCTGCCATGACACGCGCGATCGTCGTCACCGGGACCGATACCGACATCGGCAAGACGGTGTTCGCCGCCGCGCTGACCGTAGCGCTGGGCGCAAGATATTGGAAACCGGTGCAGGCGGGGCTGGCGGATGGCAGCGATGCGGACAGCGTCGTGCGTCTGGGCGTCGACGCAACGCAGGTGGTCCGGGAGGCGTATCGACTGGCGACGCCGTGCTCGCCGCACCGTGCGGCGGAGATCGACGGTGTCACGATCGACCCGGCACGGCTGCCGTTGCCGGCTGGTTCGGGGGCGTTGGTGGTGGAAGGTGCGGGCGGGGTGCTGGTGCCGCTGACGCGCACATGGTCGTTCGCCGACCAGGCGGCGGCGTGGGGTGCGCCGGTGGTGCTGGTCGCGCGCACGGCGCTGGGCACGATCAATCACAGCCTGTTGTCGATCGAGGCGTTGCGCGCGCGCGGCGTGCCGCTGCTGGGCGTCGCGTTCGTCGGCGAGGCAGTGGAGGACAGCGAGGCGACGATCGCGGCGGTCGGCGGCGTGAAGCGGCTGGGACGGCTGCCGATCCTGCCTTCACTATCCGCGTCGACACTGCACGCCGCCTTCGCCAAGGCCTTCACGATCGAGGATTTTCAATGAGTTCGATCTGGCATCCGTTCACGCAGCATGGATTGCAGGAGCCGATCCCGTGCGTGGCGCGCGCGGAAGGGGCGGTGCTGCACACGGCGGACGGACGGCGAGTGATCGATGCGATCTCGTCGTGGTGGGTGACGACGCACGGCCACGCGCACCCGCGGATCGCAGCGGCGATCCGGGCGCAGGCGGAGCGGCTGGATCAGATCATCTTCGCCGGCTGGACCCACGAACCCGCCGAAGATGTCGCGGCGGGGCTGCGCGCGATCATGCCCAAGTCGTTGACGCGAGTATTCTTTTCCGATTCCGGTTCGACCAGCGTCGAGGTCGCGCTGAAGATGGCGCTGGGGTTCTGGCTGGCGCGGGGCGAGGCGCGGCACCGGATCCTGGTGCTGGAGCACGGCTACCACGGCGACACGATCGGGGCGATGTCGGTGGGGCAGCGCGGGGTGTTCAAC
The genomic region above belongs to Sphingomonas phyllosphaerae 5.2 and contains:
- a CDS encoding 8-amino-7-oxononanoate synthase, giving the protein MQLAAQRAHLAQLADAGRLRTLAPRTGVDLSSNDYLALSTSPRLIAAAQAALARGVALGSGGSRLLRGNDAEHEALEEEAARFFGCETALFFGSGYAANTALLSSLPQAGDLIVHDALVHASMHDGMRLGRAECVAATHGNAQAVDDAIAAWRARGGTGTPWIAVESLYSMDGDLTDVAALAAVAERREAMLIIDEAHATGVWGANGRGMAAALHGRPNVLTLNTFGKALGCEGAVLCGPAIVRDFLVARARPFIFSTAPAPLAAAVARESLRIVADEPARRARLHALIDAARRHLAPLGARVESQVVPLVIGQDRAAMQVAAAVQAAGFDVRGIRPPTVPPGTARLRIALTLHVGEAEIAALATVLREVLP
- the bioD gene encoding dethiobiotin synthase, producing MTRAIVVTGTDTDIGKTVFAAALTVALGARYWKPVQAGLADGSDADSVVRLGVDATQVVREAYRLATPCSPHRAAEIDGVTIDPARLPLPAGSGALVVEGAGGVLVPLTRTWSFADQAAAWGAPVVLVARTALGTINHSLLSIEALRARGVPLLGVAFVGEAVEDSEATIAAVGGVKRLGRLPILPSLSASTLHAAFAKAFTIEDFQ
- a CDS encoding DUF4336 domain-containing protein translates to MNRNTKIALGGAAVAAGAVAWLAARERNSDAPASYPPLDVLKPFAESLWIVDSGPMIASGLSLPIRMTVIRLPDRGLMLHSPTRFTPALAAALAEVGTVRHLIAPNIAHWTRLAAWQRAYPSATVWAAPGLRERGQVRRSEIRIDRELAATAPAEWADTVEQGLIQGAAGFSEIWFHHRPSRTLVLTDLVQCMEPERLPPVTAWVARLSGGSAGTTPRYLRPVLRFGEQATRATLAGLVALAPERVLFAHGRPFTHDATERLRRALAWAG